One window of Saimiri boliviensis isolate mSaiBol1 chromosome 4, mSaiBol1.pri, whole genome shotgun sequence genomic DNA carries:
- the OARD1 gene encoding ADP-ribose glycohydrolase OARD1, whose amino-acid sequence MASSVNEDPEGSRITYVKGDLFACPKTDSLAHCISEDCRMDAGIAVLFKKKFGGVEELLNQQKESGEVAVLKRDGRYIYYLITKKRASHKPTYDNLRKSLEAMKSHCLKNGVTDLSMPRIGCGLDRLQWENVSAMIEEVFEATDIKITVYTL is encoded by the exons ATGGCCAGCAGTGTTAATGAAGATCCAGAAGGAAGCAGA ATCACTTATGTGAAAGGAGACCTTTTTGCATGCCCCAAAACAGACTCTTTAGCCCACTGTATCAGTGAGGATTGTCGCATGGACGCTGGGATAGCTGTCCTCTTCAAGAAGAAATTTGGAGGGGTGGAAGAACTTTTAAATCAAC AAAAGGAATCTGGAGAAGTGGCTGTTCTGAAGAGAGATGGGCGATATATATATTACTTG ATTACAAAGAAAAGGGCTTCGCACAAGCCAACTTATGACAACTTACGGAAGAGTTTAGAGGCAATGAAGTCTCACTGTCTGAAGAATGGAGTCACCGACCTCTCCATGCCCAG gaTTGGATGTGGTCTTGATCGTCTGCAATGGGAAAATGTATCTGCGATGATCGAGGAGGTATTTGAGGCAACAGACATCAAAATTACTGTGTACACACTTTGA